CTTCTTGGAGCATTTCTGTGACACCCCTCACATTCGACCTTTTGAAAAGATCTGTAAAATATGTTGATGCAATATCCTCCATACCAGAAGGCGATTCAGTCCAGAAATCATTTGGatcaaataaaccaacaatTCTATTTCTTGCTCGTCGCTGTTTCGTGGAAGCAtgtaaaaactttttatttgtaTCACCAACCCGTAACCAGAACTTCATGCTTTTCTGCTGCCAATATAACTCTTCATCCTTGTAGGCCTCCTTCAACTTCCTTTCTATACTCCGAATTTTGTCCTGCGAAATCGAGTCGTCCATCTTTGCCTCCTGTAAGGCCGCCTTCAAAGATGAAATACTGGTCGGCCCATGAAAAACATTGTTCTTCCGCCACCAAAAAATAGAATTACGACAGTTCTTTAGCTTATCCACAAATACCGGTGTTCGGAAATTATTTGTGCGGTTCCACCCAAACTCCACCGCACCACACAATCCATCCTTACCTAACCAACGCTTATCAAAAAGAAACTGTCGTTGTCGCCGAATATCCGTTTTAAAACAAGTGGCGAGGATAGGACAATGATCGGAGCCAATCATCTCGAAATACTCGACTTTTGAGTGAGGAAAAAAACAATGCCAATCCTCATTAGCTAACGCCCGGTCTAAACGATAACGGACTATCTGATTATTCCGTCTATTACCTCTCCAAGACAATTGCTCCCCATAGCAGGGAAATTCTAACATACCGCAATGTCTGATCATAGAATTAAAGGCTACAAAAGAAGATACTGATCTTAACGCCCCTCCTGATTTCTCATGGTTCCTAGTAAGTTCATTAAAATCCCCTATCATACACCATGGATCAATTCGGAAAGAACcaatatcaattaatttattcCAAATCTTATGTCTATGTTGAGGAACAAGatccccataaacaaaagacagaAAAATCATTTGTTGACTTGAAAATGCTTGAACATCAATTAACCTTTTTTATTCCgtctaaaccattttttttgtcaacaaaaaaatcagttcaaacgagccaatttggAGGAAAGTcgtctacaaacaaaacatgatgcggagaCACACGCACTTGGGGTGCCAAAGAGTCCGCTCGAATATTAGCAGATCCAATCCAGTCCGCTCGAACACAAAATGTTGGTAATTACTAAAATAAGATTTGTATCATGCGTACCCCTTGaaacaatgtaaaaaaaacaattgtaaatgatatataaatcctggaaaattggaaataaaccCTCTCCTATTACTTTCTATACCAGTGTTTCACTGCTTATCACGTTTATAAACCATCTTCTATTACTATACCGGTTTGCAACGATACATCTTTTGTTTATCGCAAATCCCATAAACTAGTTATAAGACTCGCTGAACTCTTCTTCTATAATTAGCCCTATCATTAATTACTCATTAGATCATAAAAAATTGTTCAATCACTATTCAAAGTAATTATTAGAATTTGAAgtagccatttttttttattattgtcaTGTTTTTAGCAAGATTTGTGAGTAAGTATAGATATTTATAGGTGGATCACTGTATTTTTTCAAGGGACTTTGCGACGATTATTTCTGTTCAAATGGCTATAATAAAGatcatacaaataattatttttattttacaaaataatattgaaTTACTATATCTTTGTCGgaaaataatttgaaagttCTGATTTCAACAAACATATTAATCATTCGAAATTTCCAACCAAATTATAGTGGAATAGTATATTTGGAATTTTGTGGAATAGTATTAATCCTCTGCCTCTCACGGCTGGAGGGGGATCTGCATTGGTCGAGACCTCCTTAAAAACCACCTGGGGAAAGCTATAGGATCCGGATCGTCTACTCGAGAATGGTACGACCCTTGGCTGTCTTTTGCTTCCCCAACTACACCCATGGGACCTCCTACTGAACAGACACAGCACCTAATGGTATCAGATCTTATTTGCCCCGAAACCATGAACTGGAATGTGGAAAAGATTAAGCTTATATTACCCGTGGCTGAGAAGGAAGTCATGTCCATCAAACCTAGTAAATTTGGTGCAGCATGTAAAGAACAGAGCACAAAACGACACTGTTTTGTCAACAGGCTCACATTGTGTCAAGCCCATCAAGCTCAAAGCCTGCGAACAAGATACAAAGAAGAAGCCAACAACTCTGCAACGGTCACCTGCAACAGACAACAAGGCGTTAGCAAAGGAAACCGTACAAAGTACGACAGTGACTCTACACAATCGATTCAAGATGTTGGGAccagttgatgaagaagaagccacGTAATCTCTCACAAAGAACTCTCTAGAATCTAGGTTTAATCTTATGTGACTATATAAGTGAGCCACTTGCAATGTAATATCTTTAAGGATtggaataaaaaagaaacaatctttcaCCACTCTTATTTCttttatggtatcagagccatggacGACTCCATGgaactcttctcttcttcttcgttacaCATCTCTAACTGTGTTACAATCAAACTCACAGAAGAAAACTATATCATATGGAAATCTCAGTTCGAGTCTTTTATCCATGTAAAGTCTCgtttgatggtgatgatgttgTTATAAAGGACAAAGCAACACGCAAAGTTCTGACAAAGGGAAGGGAAACTAATGGTTTGTATAAACTGGATGACCCAAAATATAAGACGTTCTACTCTACAAGACAAGTCAAGACTAGCGATGAGGTCTGGCATCAAAGGTTAGGGCATCCACATCAGCAGATCCTTCAGCTCTTATCTACAAATAAGGCAATTCAAATCAATAAAAGTACCAAGAAGGTGTGTGAGTCATGTCAGCTTGGGAAGAGTTCAAAATTGCcatttgtttcttctacttttaatGCATCTAGACCCCTAGAGAGAGTACATTGTGATCTCTGGGGTCCTTCTCCTGTATCTTCTGTTCAAggattcagattttatgttgtgtTCATTGATAACTTCTCAAGATACTGTTAGCTTTATCCtctaaaaagaaaatctgaTTTCTACTCTATCTTCATCAAGTATCAGTCTTTTGTTGAGAATCTCTTACAAACAAAGATAGGAACATTTCAATCAGACGGAGGTGGGGAATTTAACAGTCAGAGATTTTTTACTCATCTGGAGACATCAGGTATTCAACATTTTGTCTCTTGTCCACATACTCCTAAGAAAAACGGCATAGCAGAAAGGAAGCATAGGCAGTTGACAAAGATGGCTCTAACTTTACTTTTTCAAAGCGCTATTCCACAGAGTTTCTGGGTCGAAGCCCTTTTTACATCGAATTTTCTGAGTAATCTCCTGCCTACAAGTGTTCTCATAGGTAACAGAAGTCCTTATGAAGCTCTATTGTCAAAACCACCTGAATATTCAGCTTTAAGGATCTTTGGTTGTGCCTGCTTCCCAATGTTGAGGCCATACACTCAAAATAAGTTTGACCCTCGATCACTCAAGTGTGTTTTTCTCGGATACGCTGAGAAATATAAAGGCTACAGATGCTTTTATCCTCCAACTGGGCGTGTATACATCAGTCGCCATGTCATCTTCGATGAGGCAAGCTTCCCATTCACAAGTGTATACAGTTATCTTCAAAAATCATCGCCCACACCACTATATGGAGCCTGGCTCAAGCAGCTTTCGGATGTTACTGCATCTTGTGCTCCCGTTGCAGACTCTACAGAAGTCCCTGTAACAGCAAAAGAACAAGTTCCTGTTACACCAATGCCAGCTCCAAACACAATAAATGACACTGCTACTATAGACGACATGCCAACACCAAATGTGACTGATCTTGAACATGATGCTGGTGATGTGAGTTCTGAGTGTACGTCAAGCTTAGATCTTGATCCTATAGGCAACAGCTCACCTTCACCAGTCTCAAATGTGCACAGATCAGTTACCAGTGATGATATCTGCACAACTGAAACAACCCATGAATCCACTGCAGACACTTCAATTCATCCAATGACAACTCGATCAAAGCTGGTATTGTCAAACCGAATCCTCGCTATGCTCTACTTACACATAAGGTATCTTATCCGAAGCCTGAAACAGTCACTGCTGCTCTTAAATATCCAAACTGGACAGCTGCTATGACTGAAGAGATAGGTAACTGCAAAGAAGCGAATACNNNNNNNNNNNNNNNNNNNNNNNNNNNNNNNNNNNNNNNNNNNNNNNNNNNNNNNNNNNNNNNNNNNNNNNNNNNNNNNNNNNNNNNNNNNNNNNNNNNNNNNNNNNNNNNNNNNNNNNNNNNNNNNNNNNNNNNNNNNNNNNNNNNNNNNNNNNNNNNNNNNNNNNNNNNNNNNNNNNNNNNNNNNNNNNNNNNNNNNNNNNNNNNNNNNNNNNNNNNNNNNNNNNNNNNNNNNNNNNNNNNNNNNNNNNNNNNNNNNNNNNNNNNNNNNNNNNNNNNNNNNNNNNNNNNNNNNNNNNNNNNNNNNNNNNNNNNNNNNNNNNNNNNNNNNNNNNNNNNNNNNNNNNNNNNNNNNNNNNNNNNNNNNNNNNNNNNNNNNNNNNNNNNNNNNNNNNNNNNNNTGAGCAGGTCGCCTTTGGAAACTTGATTGTCAATCACATTCCTGCACACTTTCAACTGGCGGACATATTCACCAAATCTCTCCCACAAAGACCATTTGAGTATTATAGAGCCAAACTTGGCGTAGGCATTCCCCCCACACCAAGTTTGCGGGGGAGTGTAAAGAACAGAGCACAAAACGACACTGTTTTGTCAACAGGCTCACATTGTGTCAAGCCCATCAAGCTCAAAGCCTGCGAACAAGATACAAAGAAGAAGCCCACAACTCTGCAACGGTCACCTGCAACAGACAACAAGGCGTTAGCAAAGGAAACCGTACAAAGTACGACAGTGACTCTACACAATCGATTCAAGATGTTGGGAccagttgatgaagaagaagccacGTAATCTCTCACAAAGAACTCTCTAGAATCTAGGTTTAATCTTATGTGACTATATAAGTGAGCCACTTGCAATGTAATATCTTTAAGGATTGGAATAANNNNNNNNNNNNNNNNNNNNNNNNNNNNNNNNNNNNNNNNNNNNNNNNNNNNNNNNNNNNNNNNNNNNNNNNNNNNNNNNNNNNNNNNNNNNNNNNNNNNNNNNNNNNNNNNNNNNNNNNNNNNNNNNNNNNNNNNNNNNNNNNNNNNNNNNNNNNNNNNNNNNNNNNNNNNNNNNNNNNNNNNNNNNNNNNNNNNNNNNNNNNNNNNNNNNNNNNNNNNNNNNNNNNNNNNNNNNNNNNNNNNNNNNNNNNNNNNNNNNNNNNNNNNNNNNNNNNNNNNNNNNNNNNNNNNNNNNNNNNNNNNNNNNNNNNNNNNNNNNNNNNNNNNNNNNNNNNNNNNNNNNNNNNNNNNNNNNNNGGTTTTGTTGACAAGGATCATCCAAATCATGTTTGTCTTCTCCACAAATCACTATATGGCCTCAAACAGGCTCCAAGAGCTTGGTTTTATAAATTCAGCACCTCTTTGCTTAACTTTGGCTTCACTTGCAGTCTAAGAGATCCCTCTCTGTTCGTCTACTTTAAAGGAACAGACATTATTATGCTGTTACTCTATGTCGATGATATGGCTATTACAGGAAACTCCTCCAAGCTTCTCTCCACTCTCCTTGATGAGCTAAACAAGCAGTTcaaaatgaaagatcttggcaGGCTTCACTACTTTCTTGTTATTCAGATTCAGTATCACGAAAATGGCATGTTCTTATCACAACAAAAGTATGTTGAGGATCTCTTAGCTGCTACTTCTATGTCTACATGTGCTCCTGTTGCAACACCACTTCCTCAACAACTGAACAAAGTACCAAAACAAAAGGTTTTGTTCGAAAATCCTAAATATTTCAGAAGTTTGGCTGGTCGTCTGCAGTATTTGACGCTAACAAGACCAGACCTGCAATTTTCTGTCAACTATGTCTGTGAGAAGATGCATGAACCTTCAGTCTCTGATTTTCATCTACGGTACATAAAAGGCACCACTACTATGGGAGTCTCCTTTGCTCGCCAAACAGATTCTAAGCTTCGAGTGTATAGTGACAGTGACTACTCAGGGTGTCCGTCCACTAGCAGGTCCACTGGCGGCTTTTGCACATTTCTTGCCCGTAATATGATCTCTTGGTCGTCAAAGAAACAGCAAACAATGTCCAAAAGCTCCACTGAAGCT
The sequence above is a segment of the Camelina sativa cultivar DH55 chromosome 10, Cs, whole genome shotgun sequence genome. Coding sequences within it:
- the LOC109126875 gene encoding uncharacterized protein LOC109126875, translated to MAITGNSSKLLSTLLDELNKQFKMKDLGRLHYFLVIQIQYHENGMFLSQQKYVEDLLAATSMSTCAPVATPLPQQLNKVPKQKVLFENPKYFRSLAGRLQYLTLTRPDLQFSVNYVCEKMHEPSVSDFHLRYIKGTTTMGVSFARQTDSKLRVYSDSDYSGCPSTSRSTGGFCTFLARNMISWSSKKQQTMSKSSTEAEYRAMSEAASEITWIVNLLQDLGIQLPATPELNCDNLSAVYLTANPSFHARTKHFVTHYHYVREQVAFGNLIVNHIPAHFQLADIFTKSLPQRPFEYYRAKLGVGIPPTPSLRGSVKNRAQNDTVLSTGSHCVKPIKLKACEQDTKKKPTTLQRSPATDNKALAKETVQSTTVTLHNRFKMLGPVDEEEAT